One Comamonas sp. 26 genomic region harbors:
- a CDS encoding HlyD family secretion protein, protein MTENATSVSANPAARMQRRNKLLGGLAGVVIVAGIAAGAYWWLHSSHFVSTDNAYAAAEVALVTPSVGGTVLEVLVKDTQAVKKGDVLVRIDPTDARLALAQAEAELARATRRVKGYVANDGGLKAQVTAREADEKRAAAQLLAAQADMERATIDLKRREALAKSGSVSGEELTQAQNAFAAAKAQQASAVAAQAQARANREAAIGAKQVNATLIEGADGESNPEVLLALARRDQAQVDLDRTTVLAPVDGVVAKRSVQIGQRVQAGAALMAVVPVQQIYVDANFKEGQLGKVRVGQQVELQADLYSSDVKYKGTIVGFSGGSGAAFAAIPAQNATGNWIKVVQRLPVRIQLEPAELEKNPLRVGLSMHVTVDTRTGPADAAGVAAAQ, encoded by the coding sequence ATGACTGAAAACGCTACTTCCGTGAGCGCCAATCCTGCTGCCCGCATGCAGCGCCGTAACAAGCTGCTGGGTGGACTGGCCGGTGTGGTCATCGTGGCGGGTATTGCTGCAGGTGCCTACTGGTGGCTGCACTCCTCCCACTTTGTCTCTACCGACAACGCCTACGCGGCGGCTGAGGTGGCGTTGGTCACTCCATCGGTGGGCGGCACGGTGCTTGAGGTGCTTGTCAAAGATACGCAAGCGGTGAAAAAAGGCGATGTGCTGGTGCGCATCGATCCCACGGACGCCAGGCTGGCACTGGCCCAGGCCGAGGCCGAGCTGGCCCGCGCCACGCGCCGCGTCAAGGGCTATGTGGCCAATGATGGCGGGCTGAAAGCGCAGGTCACGGCACGCGAGGCGGATGAAAAGCGCGCCGCGGCCCAGTTGCTGGCCGCGCAGGCGGATATGGAGCGCGCCACCATTGACTTGAAGCGCCGTGAAGCGCTGGCCAAGAGTGGCTCGGTCTCTGGTGAGGAGTTGACGCAGGCGCAGAACGCTTTTGCCGCCGCCAAGGCACAGCAGGCATCGGCGGTGGCAGCGCAGGCGCAGGCCAGGGCCAACCGCGAAGCCGCCATTGGCGCCAAGCAGGTCAACGCCACGCTGATTGAAGGCGCTGATGGCGAGAGCAATCCCGAAGTGCTGCTGGCGCTGGCCCGTCGTGATCAGGCTCAGGTTGATCTGGATCGCACCACGGTGCTTGCTCCCGTCGATGGCGTGGTTGCCAAACGCAGTGTGCAGATTGGCCAACGCGTGCAGGCCGGTGCCGCGCTGATGGCTGTGGTGCCTGTGCAGCAAATTTATGTAGATGCCAACTTTAAGGAAGGCCAGCTGGGCAAGGTGCGCGTGGGCCAGCAGGTAGAGCTGCAGGCGGATTTGTACAGCAGCGATGTGAAGTACAAGGGCACGATTGTTGGCTTCAGCGGCGGCTCTGGCGCGGCATTTGCGGCCATTCCCGCGCAGAACGCCACAGGCAACTGGATCAAGGTGGTGCAGCGCCTGCCGGTGCGTATTCAGCTGGAGCCGGCTGAGCTGGAAAAGAACCCGCTGCGCGTAGGCCTGTCCATGCATGTGACGGTGGATACACGCACCGGTCCTGCAGATGCCGCTGGCGTGGCGGCCGCACAGTGA
- a CDS encoding efflux transporter outer membrane subunit translates to MTTRIASALEGSPRTRHGWLILGLPILLAACAQVPEWNGKAALNQPVPDALQATRNAPRMDWPTQQWWQRYADAQLDQLIGEALQTAPDMAAAAARVQQAKAVLGVRESASAPQLSARASASEDKLSYNHLSPDAFTPRGMNDYGRATLDLSWSLDLWGKQRAAVAAAAGELAAREADAAQARLLLSSNVASAYAQLLRLAANEQTLEQSVKVRQATANLFAERYANGLENKGSVHSANARLAAARAELSQMQEQVALQRNSIAALMGAAPDRGAHIQIDAKRLQSLWRQHWALPEQLSANLLGRRPDVVAARLQAQALESRVAAQQAEFYPDVNLSAFIGVQSLGLDMLAKSGSSIASIGPAISLPIFNGGRLRSELGAARARYDEATAQYRSTLNRALQEVADNATSQRALQQQLTAMQQAVEAATEAHRVARNRYEGGLARYLDVLSAEDQLLASVRQLVDVQSRALALDIGLHRALGGGWSEDASVQKTAEQPQA, encoded by the coding sequence ATGACAACACGCATCGCATCTGCGTTGGAGGGCAGCCCGCGCACGCGCCATGGCTGGCTGATCCTTGGCTTGCCCATCTTGCTGGCCGCCTGCGCTCAGGTTCCTGAATGGAATGGAAAGGCAGCGCTGAATCAGCCTGTGCCAGACGCTCTGCAGGCCACGCGCAATGCCCCGCGCATGGACTGGCCCACACAGCAATGGTGGCAGCGCTATGCCGATGCACAGCTTGACCAGCTGATTGGCGAAGCCCTGCAAACTGCACCAGACATGGCCGCTGCAGCAGCCCGCGTGCAACAGGCCAAGGCCGTGCTGGGCGTGCGCGAATCGGCCAGCGCGCCGCAGCTATCGGCCCGCGCATCGGCCAGTGAAGACAAGCTCAGCTACAACCACCTGAGTCCAGATGCTTTTACTCCTCGCGGCATGAATGACTATGGCCGCGCCACGCTGGATTTGAGCTGGTCGCTGGATTTGTGGGGCAAGCAACGTGCAGCAGTTGCCGCCGCTGCTGGTGAGCTGGCCGCCCGCGAGGCCGATGCCGCGCAGGCGCGCCTGCTGTTGTCCAGCAACGTGGCCAGTGCCTATGCGCAGTTGCTGCGCCTGGCTGCGAATGAGCAGACGCTGGAGCAGTCTGTCAAAGTGCGTCAGGCCACGGCAAACCTGTTTGCCGAACGCTATGCCAATGGCCTGGAAAACAAGGGCAGCGTACACAGTGCGAATGCAAGGCTGGCAGCCGCCCGCGCTGAACTGTCGCAAATGCAGGAGCAGGTGGCTTTGCAGCGCAACAGCATTGCTGCGTTGATGGGCGCTGCGCCTGACCGCGGCGCACATATTCAGATTGACGCTAAACGCCTGCAATCACTATGGCGGCAGCACTGGGCCTTGCCAGAGCAACTGTCCGCCAACCTGCTGGGTCGCAGGCCCGATGTGGTGGCAGCAAGGCTGCAGGCGCAGGCGCTGGAATCGCGCGTAGCTGCGCAGCAGGCCGAGTTTTACCCCGATGTGAACTTGAGCGCCTTTATCGGCGTGCAGTCGCTGGGGCTGGACATGCTGGCCAAGAGCGGCTCCAGCATTGCCAGCATTGGCCCTGCCATCAGCCTGCCCATCTTCAACGGCGGTCGTCTGCGCTCTGAGCTGGGCGCGGCCCGTGCCCGTTATGACGAAGCCACAGCGCAGTACCGCAGCACGCTCAACCGCGCCTTGCAGGAAGTGGCAGACAACGCCACCAGCCAACGCGCATTGCAGCAGCAGTTGACGGCCATGCAACAGGCCGTAGAGGCAGCGACTGAAGCGCACCGCGTGGCCCGAAACCGCTATGAAGGTGGGCTGGCGCGCTACCTCGATGTTCTGTCTGCCGAAGACCAGTTGCTAGCCAGCGTACGCCAGCTGGTCGATGTGCAGTCGCGCGCATTGGCGCTGGACATTGGCCTGCACCGCGCACTGGGCGGGGGCTGGAGCGAAGACGCCAGCGTGCAAAAGACGGCTGAGCAGCCCCAGGCCTGA
- a CDS encoding TetR/AcrR family transcriptional regulator → MRTKTEEKRQAIIDVAAATFGELGFERTSMSEICTRLGGSKATLYNYFPSKEALFLEVMFQASEADFQNTMLALQTPGDDAAQTLRDFGQRFLGLLYSPNVMAVRRLLVSEGGRSNIGQRCWEMGPARGNAAIKDFLQLGIERQLLRAADTEIMMHQLLALLEAELLPRFVFQHLPAPTPEEIIQISERAVETFMRAYGSKP, encoded by the coding sequence ATGCGCACCAAAACGGAGGAAAAGCGACAGGCCATCATTGATGTCGCAGCAGCCACCTTTGGCGAGCTGGGCTTTGAGCGCACTTCCATGTCCGAGATCTGCACGCGGCTGGGCGGCTCCAAGGCCACGCTGTACAACTATTTCCCATCGAAAGAAGCGCTGTTTCTGGAGGTGATGTTTCAGGCCTCCGAAGCCGACTTTCAGAACACCATGCTGGCGCTGCAAACGCCAGGCGACGATGCGGCGCAGACGCTGCGGGACTTTGGTCAGCGTTTTCTGGGCCTGCTGTATTCGCCCAATGTGATGGCTGTGCGCCGCCTGCTGGTATCAGAAGGCGGGCGCTCCAATATCGGCCAGCGCTGCTGGGAAATGGGGCCAGCCAGGGGTAATGCCGCCATCAAGGATTTTTTGCAGCTGGGCATTGAGCGCCAGCTGCTGCGCGCGGCCGATACCGAAATCATGATGCACCAGCTGCTGGCCTTGCTCGAAGCCGAGTTGCTGCCGCGCTTTGTGTTTCAGCATCTGCCGGCCCCAACGCCCGAAGAGATCATCCAGATCAGCGAACGGGCGGTTGAAACCTTCATGCGCGCCTATGGCTCAAAACCTTAA
- a CDS encoding GMP reductase — protein MEIFDYDNILLLPRMCRVESRSECDTSVVLGNRSFKLPVVPANMKTVVDEKICAYLAQNGFFYVMHRFDIDNVAFTKDMQSKGLFASISLGVKQPDYDTVDSFVADGICPEYITIDIAHGHAESVKNMIQYIKAKIPAAFVIAGNVATPEAVIDLENWGADATKVGVGPGKVCITKLKTGFGTGGWQLSALKWCARVATKPIIADGGIRSHGDIAKSIRFGATMIMIGSLFAGHEESPGKTVEVDGKLFKEYYGSASDFNKGEYKHVEGKRILEPIKGPLMNTLIEMQQDTQSSISYSGGTKLMDIRKVNYVILGGDNAGEHLLM, from the coding sequence ATGGAAATCTTCGACTACGACAACATTCTTCTGCTGCCTCGCATGTGCCGCGTTGAAAGTCGTTCGGAATGTGACACCAGCGTGGTGCTGGGCAACCGCAGCTTCAAGCTGCCCGTGGTGCCCGCCAACATGAAGACGGTGGTGGACGAGAAGATCTGCGCCTACCTTGCGCAAAACGGCTTCTTCTATGTGATGCACCGTTTTGACATTGACAACGTGGCCTTCACCAAGGACATGCAGTCCAAGGGTCTGTTCGCCTCGATCTCTCTGGGCGTCAAACAACCCGACTACGACACGGTCGACAGCTTTGTCGCAGACGGCATCTGCCCCGAATACATCACCATCGACATTGCCCACGGCCATGCCGAGAGCGTGAAGAACATGATCCAGTACATCAAGGCCAAGATCCCCGCGGCCTTTGTGATTGCTGGCAACGTGGCCACACCCGAAGCCGTGATCGACCTGGAAAACTGGGGTGCCGATGCCACCAAGGTGGGCGTGGGCCCCGGCAAGGTGTGCATCACCAAGCTCAAGACCGGCTTTGGCACGGGCGGCTGGCAGCTGTCGGCGCTCAAGTGGTGCGCCCGCGTGGCGACCAAGCCCATCATTGCCGACGGCGGCATTCGCAGCCATGGCGACATTGCCAAGAGCATCCGCTTTGGTGCCACCATGATCATGATTGGCTCGCTGTTTGCAGGCCATGAAGAATCGCCAGGCAAAACCGTGGAAGTGGACGGCAAGCTGTTCAAGGAATACTACGGCTCGGCGTCTGACTTCAACAAGGGCGAGTACAAGCACGTTGAAGGCAAGCGCATTCTTGAACCCATCAAGGGTCCTCTGATGAATACGCTGATCGAAATGCAGCAGGACACTCAGTCCTCCATCAGCTACTCGGGCGGCACCAAGCTCATGGACATCCGCAAGGTCAACTACGTCATTCTCGGCGGCGACAACGCTGGCGAGCATCTGCTGATGTAA
- a CDS encoding NAD(P)-dependent oxidoreductase, whose protein sequence is MSTLKIAVLGTGMMGLPMARRLAQAGHEVHAWNRTRAKAEALTADGVTIHDNAADAVRGVDFAVSLLESGAIVGEVLFNLGVADAMPKGSLFIDMASIQPREAREHASKLNALGVQQIDAPVSGGTLGAEAGTLAIMAGGDATDFERALPVFAALGRATHVGPHGTGQLAKLANQMIVGITIGAVAEALLLAERGGADPAKVREAISGGFADSRILQVHGERMVNHDFAPRGRMTVQLKDMRNATATADEIGFDAPITGLLEQLYAEGVKNGLGDLDQAGLFVELQRRNALD, encoded by the coding sequence ATGAGCACTTTGAAGATCGCCGTTCTGGGCACAGGAATGATGGGCCTGCCCATGGCGCGCCGCCTCGCTCAGGCCGGCCATGAAGTCCACGCCTGGAACCGCACCCGCGCCAAGGCCGAAGCACTGACCGCTGATGGCGTGACCATTCACGACAACGCCGCAGACGCCGTACGCGGCGTGGACTTTGCCGTGAGCCTGCTGGAGAGCGGCGCCATCGTCGGCGAAGTGCTGTTCAATCTGGGCGTGGCAGATGCCATGCCCAAAGGCTCGCTCTTCATCGACATGGCCTCCATCCAGCCACGTGAAGCCCGTGAGCACGCCAGCAAGCTCAACGCCTTGGGCGTGCAACAAATTGACGCCCCCGTTTCCGGCGGAACGCTAGGCGCAGAAGCCGGCACACTGGCCATCATGGCTGGTGGTGATGCTACAGATTTTGAACGTGCCCTGCCCGTCTTTGCTGCGCTAGGCCGTGCAACCCATGTGGGCCCGCATGGAACAGGCCAGCTGGCAAAATTAGCCAACCAGATGATTGTGGGCATCACCATCGGTGCCGTGGCCGAAGCCTTGCTGCTGGCCGAACGCGGCGGTGCCGACCCCGCCAAGGTTCGTGAAGCGATCTCGGGCGGTTTTGCCGACAGCCGCATCCTTCAGGTACATGGCGAACGCATGGTCAACCATGACTTTGCGCCGCGCGGCCGCATGACGGTGCAGCTGAAAGACATGCGCAACGCCACGGCCACCGCCGATGAAATCGGCTTTGACGCCCCTATTACTGGCTTGCTTGAACAACTCTATGCCGAAGGCGTGAAGAACGGTCTGGGTGATCTGGATCAAGCCGGCCTGTTCGTAGAATTGCAAAGACGCAACGCACTGGATTGA
- a CDS encoding multidrug effflux MFS transporter yields the protein MQNNLSTFWRGPRWTLAMLLAILGMLGPFSVDTYIPAFSGIAKALGATPIEMQQTLSAYLFGFAFMNLFHGALADSFGRRPVILWGLVMFTLASAGCALSQNITQLVIFRTLQGLSTGAGIVVSRAIVRDIFPPAQAQGLMAQITIFFGIAPALAPVMGGWLFVHLGWQSVFWFLTLIGILLWSINVKFLPESLPAKKRQPFEFKPLMQGYKILLTDPRFLLLALASGIPFNGMFLYLLSAPAFLGDILQLEPTQFFWFFVSTIGGIMAGSWTSGRLAGRIAPKRQIRHGFLIMFATSIINLAANLIWPAHVSWALIPICLFAYGWALMVPVVTLLVLDVHPERRGLASSLQAVVGSVANGVVAGVIAPLVMHSAVLLAIGSICMMLVGLIAWMYLHRHWPEIGRTASEL from the coding sequence ATGCAAAATAATCTCTCCACCTTCTGGCGTGGACCGCGCTGGACTCTGGCCATGCTGCTTGCCATCCTCGGCATGCTCGGCCCGTTTTCGGTTGACACCTATATTCCGGCGTTCTCGGGCATTGCCAAAGCCTTGGGCGCAACCCCTATCGAGATGCAGCAGACACTGTCTGCCTATCTTTTTGGCTTCGCCTTCATGAATCTGTTTCATGGCGCACTGGCCGATAGCTTCGGTCGCCGCCCCGTCATCCTCTGGGGACTGGTGATGTTCACACTGGCATCCGCCGGCTGCGCCTTGTCCCAGAACATTACCCAGCTGGTGATCTTTCGCACTCTGCAGGGCCTGTCCACGGGCGCTGGCATTGTGGTGTCACGCGCCATTGTTCGAGATATTTTTCCACCCGCTCAGGCCCAAGGTCTGATGGCACAAATCACCATCTTCTTCGGCATTGCTCCAGCGCTGGCACCCGTGATGGGTGGCTGGCTGTTTGTGCATCTGGGCTGGCAATCCGTGTTCTGGTTTCTGACACTGATTGGCATTCTGCTCTGGTCCATCAACGTGAAGTTTTTACCCGAATCGCTGCCAGCAAAAAAGCGCCAGCCCTTTGAGTTCAAGCCACTGATGCAGGGCTACAAAATTCTGCTGACGGACCCGCGCTTTCTGCTGCTGGCACTGGCCAGCGGCATACCGTTCAACGGCATGTTTCTGTACCTGCTGTCCGCACCGGCCTTTCTTGGCGATATCCTGCAACTGGAGCCGACTCAGTTTTTCTGGTTTTTCGTCTCCACCATTGGCGGCATCATGGCCGGCAGCTGGACCAGCGGAAGGCTTGCCGGGCGCATTGCGCCCAAGCGGCAGATTCGCCACGGCTTTCTGATCATGTTCGCGACCTCCATCATCAATCTGGCGGCCAATCTGATCTGGCCCGCGCATGTGAGCTGGGCGCTGATTCCCATCTGCCTGTTCGCCTACGGCTGGGCACTGATGGTGCCCGTGGTCACATTGCTGGTGCTGGATGTTCACCCCGAGCGACGCGGCCTTGCATCTTCCCTGCAGGCGGTTGTGGGCTCTGTCGCCAACGGCGTTGTGGCAGGGGTGATTGCGCCACTGGTCATGCACTCAGCCGTGCTGCTGGCCATAGGATCGATTTGCATGATGCTGGTTGGCCTGATTGCCTGGATGTATCTGCACCGCCACTGGCCTGAGATTGGCCGCACAGCTTCAGAGCTTTGA
- a CDS encoding DEAD/DEAH box helicase, translated as MTENSLEQGQVAAADIALSSPEIDSRLDAMLADMDAEDAAAEEISSEEVAAEEVAEEVPNGFVELGLAPELVQAVADLGYTQPTQVQVKAIPLAMGEGADANGFIDLMVSSQTGSGKTAAFLLPVLHTLIQQRAQAEVESKAEFERLCAEAAANGEPAPKRAKRKDPTNNRNFKAATPGALILCPTRELAQQVAHDAIELVKHCRGIRVANVVGGIPYQLQIAKLQNADLVVATPGRLLDLQRSMQIKLDKVQFLVVDEADRMLDLGFSDDLAEVNVMTAQRKQTMMFSATFAPRVQQLAMRVMHDNGSGVKKLTIDSPQEKHASIKQVLFWADNAQHKRKMLDHWLRDSSINQAIVFASTQVECDGLATDLQQDGFSAVALHGALSQGLRNRRLMALRNGQVQILVATDVAARGIDVPTITHVFNYGLPMKAEDYTHRIGRTGRAGREGTAVTFAEFRDRRRVFDIEAYTRQQFKAEVIPGLEPVQRAPAGGDRDGRRGGGGRGFGGGARRDGDGYGRKPGFGSFGGGARGNDRGGDRGGFGGDRGNDRGGDRPGFGAPRGDRFADRGGDRGGDRGFGGGRPSFGGDRPRDDQRGFGGGDRAPSRGGFGGDRGGDRGGFAGRSEGGEARKSFGGPRDGAHAGGAREGGFRGGESRGFGGGGDRRPAFGQGAGKPYQPHGDRGGDRGFDRKPRAPRRDER; from the coding sequence ATGACAGAAAACTCCCTAGAGCAGGGCCAAGTGGCCGCTGCCGATATTGCTTTGTCTTCGCCTGAAATCGATTCCCGTCTGGACGCCATGCTGGCCGACATGGACGCAGAAGACGCTGCTGCTGAAGAAATTTCCTCTGAAGAGGTTGCCGCTGAAGAAGTGGCTGAAGAAGTTCCTAACGGCTTCGTAGAACTGGGTCTGGCTCCTGAGCTGGTTCAGGCCGTGGCTGATCTGGGTTACACCCAGCCCACACAAGTGCAGGTCAAGGCCATTCCTCTGGCCATGGGTGAAGGCGCTGATGCCAACGGTTTCATCGACCTGATGGTCTCCAGCCAGACTGGCTCCGGCAAGACTGCTGCCTTCCTGCTGCCCGTGCTGCACACCCTGATTCAACAACGCGCTCAAGCTGAAGTTGAATCCAAGGCTGAGTTCGAGCGTCTGTGCGCTGAAGCTGCAGCCAATGGTGAACCTGCTCCTAAGCGTGCCAAGCGCAAGGACCCTACCAACAACCGCAATTTCAAGGCTGCTACTCCTGGCGCCCTCATTCTGTGCCCCACACGTGAGCTGGCTCAGCAAGTTGCGCATGACGCCATCGAGCTGGTCAAGCACTGCCGCGGCATTCGTGTTGCCAACGTGGTGGGTGGTATTCCTTACCAGCTGCAAATCGCCAAGCTGCAAAACGCTGACCTGGTGGTGGCCACTCCTGGCCGTCTGCTGGATCTGCAGCGCTCTATGCAGATCAAGCTGGACAAGGTTCAGTTCCTGGTGGTTGACGAAGCTGACCGCATGCTGGATCTGGGCTTCTCCGACGATCTGGCTGAAGTCAATGTGATGACTGCCCAGCGCAAGCAAACCATGATGTTCAGCGCTACGTTTGCACCTCGCGTGCAACAGCTGGCCATGCGTGTGATGCACGACAACGGTTCCGGCGTGAAGAAGCTGACGATTGATTCGCCTCAGGAAAAGCACGCCAGCATCAAGCAAGTGCTGTTCTGGGCTGACAACGCTCAGCACAAGCGCAAGATGCTGGACCACTGGCTGCGTGACAGCAGCATCAACCAGGCCATCGTGTTTGCATCCACACAAGTTGAATGTGACGGCCTGGCTACCGACCTGCAGCAAGACGGCTTCTCCGCCGTGGCTCTGCACGGTGCTCTGAGCCAAGGTCTGCGTAACCGCCGCCTGATGGCTCTGCGCAACGGTCAAGTGCAAATTCTGGTGGCAACGGATGTGGCCGCACGCGGTATCGACGTGCCCACCATCACCCACGTCTTCAACTACGGCCTTCCCATGAAGGCTGAAGACTACACCCACCGTATCGGTCGTACCGGTCGCGCTGGTCGCGAAGGTACTGCTGTGACGTTTGCGGAATTCCGTGACCGTCGCCGCGTGTTCGATATCGAAGCCTACACACGTCAGCAATTCAAGGCTGAAGTGATTCCTGGTCTGGAGCCCGTACAGCGCGCCCCCGCAGGCGGCGACCGTGATGGCCGTCGTGGTGGTGGTGGCCGTGGTTTCGGTGGTGGTGCTCGTCGTGATGGCGACGGCTATGGCCGCAAGCCCGGCTTTGGCAGCTTCGGCGGCGGCGCTCGTGGTAACGACCGCGGCGGTGATCGTGGTGGCTTCGGTGGCGATCGCGGTAATGACCGTGGTGGCGATCGTCCAGGCTTTGGCGCACCTCGCGGTGACCGTTTTGCTGATCGCGGCGGTGACCGTGGTGGCGATCGTGGCTTCGGCGGCGGCCGTCCTAGCTTTGGCGGTGACCGTCCTCGTGACGACCAGCGCGGTTTCGGCGGCGGTGATCGTGCTCCTAGCCGTGGTGGCTTCGGCGGCGATCGCGGTGGTGACCGTGGCGGTTTTGCTGGTCGCAGCGAAGGCGGCGAAGCCCGTAAGAGCTTTGGTGGTCCTCGTGATGGCGCCCATGCCGGTGGCGCTCGTGAAGGTGGCTTCCGCGGTGGCGAATCGCGTGGCTTTGGTGGTGGCGGCGATCGTCGTCCAGCCTTTGGCCAAGGTGCAGGTAAGCCTTACCAGCCTCACGGTGACCGTGGTGGCGATCGCGGCTTTGACCGCAAGCCCCGCGCTCCCCGTCGTGACGAGCGTTAA
- the orn gene encoding oligoribonuclease: MSEASCTNSSSAAPAAATPVVLPKSDLNMVWLDCEMTGLNPDHDRIIEIAVVVSSSDLQTRVEGPVFAIHQSDELLNGMDAWNKGTHGKSGLIDKVKASAITEAEAEAALIAFLSKYVPKGKTPLCGNSIGQDRRFMERYMPKLNNFFHYRNIDVSTLKELAKRWKPTAYTSFKKAQRHTAMADVHESIDELQHYRKELLSA, from the coding sequence ATGTCTGAAGCTTCCTGTACGAATTCCTCCAGCGCCGCGCCCGCGGCGGCGACCCCTGTTGTTCTGCCCAAATCCGACCTCAATATGGTGTGGCTGGACTGCGAAATGACGGGGCTGAACCCCGACCACGATCGCATCATCGAAATTGCGGTGGTGGTCAGCAGCTCCGACTTGCAAACGCGTGTTGAAGGCCCTGTTTTTGCGATTCACCAGTCTGATGAACTGCTGAACGGCATGGACGCATGGAACAAGGGTACGCACGGCAAGAGCGGCTTGATCGACAAGGTAAAGGCCTCTGCCATTACCGAAGCCGAAGCCGAAGCTGCGCTGATTGCTTTTTTGAGCAAATACGTGCCCAAGGGCAAGACACCGCTGTGTGGCAACAGCATCGGTCAGGACAGGCGCTTCATGGAACGCTATATGCCCAAGCTCAACAACTTCTTTCACTATCGCAACATCGATGTGAGCACATTGAAAGAATTGGCCAAGCGCTGGAAGCCCACGGCCTATACCTCTTTCAAGAAGGCGCAGCGTCACACCGCCATGGCTGATGTGCATGAATCCATCGACGAGCTGCAGCACTACCGTAAGGAGCTGCTCAGTGCCTGA
- a CDS encoding M48 family metallopeptidase translates to MASNLDFSLPLSLLFAAAVALQWLLRVWLISRQVRHVAQHRPAVPAAFAHRISLAAHQKAADYTLAKAKVSLIDITLSAAVLLCWTLLGGLDWLNRSLLEFINPSLWQQLALLACFALISAAIELPLSIYQTFKLEQRFGFNQMTPGLWLGDLLKSTLVGAIIGLPLAALILWLMGSTGPLWWLWAWAAWTAFNLLLMWIFPSFIAPLFNKFEPLADESLKARVTQLMERCGFAAKGLFVMDGSRRSAHANAYFTGFGNSKRVVFFDTLLKQLSPGEVEAVLAHELGHFKHKHITKRMVMMFGVSLLGFALLGWISQQPWFYSGLGVSVLESKRLGVPAENNAIALLLFMLAVPVFSFFITPLMSAMSRRDEFEADAYAMQQTDGAQLASALLKLYEDNASTLTPDPWYVSFYYSHPPAVDRLARMPAPSGSL, encoded by the coding sequence ATGGCTTCCAACCTAGATTTTTCTCTGCCGCTTTCGCTGCTATTTGCAGCCGCAGTGGCCCTTCAATGGCTGCTGCGTGTATGGCTCATCTCCCGCCAGGTACGCCATGTGGCCCAGCACCGCCCGGCAGTGCCCGCCGCCTTTGCGCACCGCATCAGTCTGGCTGCGCACCAGAAAGCCGCCGACTACACCTTGGCCAAGGCCAAGGTCTCGCTGATCGACATCACCCTGTCTGCTGCTGTTCTGCTGTGCTGGACGTTGCTGGGCGGGCTGGACTGGCTCAACCGCTCGCTGCTTGAATTCATCAACCCCAGTCTGTGGCAGCAACTGGCCCTGCTGGCCTGCTTTGCACTGATTTCTGCCGCCATAGAGCTGCCCCTGTCGATCTATCAGACCTTCAAGCTGGAGCAGCGCTTTGGCTTCAATCAGATGACACCGGGCCTGTGGCTGGGCGACCTGCTCAAGTCCACGCTGGTCGGCGCAATCATTGGCCTACCGCTGGCAGCGCTGATCCTGTGGCTCATGGGCTCTACCGGCCCGCTGTGGTGGCTGTGGGCATGGGCCGCATGGACTGCCTTCAATCTGCTGCTAATGTGGATCTTCCCCAGTTTTATCGCGCCGCTGTTCAACAAGTTCGAGCCTCTGGCCGATGAAAGCCTCAAAGCCCGTGTCACTCAGTTGATGGAGCGCTGCGGCTTTGCCGCCAAGGGCTTGTTTGTGATGGATGGCAGCCGCCGCTCGGCCCATGCCAACGCCTATTTCACCGGCTTTGGCAACTCCAAGCGCGTGGTGTTTTTTGACACCCTTCTCAAGCAGTTGAGCCCCGGCGAGGTGGAGGCCGTGCTGGCCCACGAACTGGGCCACTTCAAACACAAGCACATCACCAAGCGCATGGTAATGATGTTTGGCGTGTCGCTGCTGGGCTTTGCGCTGCTGGGGTGGATCAGCCAGCAGCCTTGGTTTTACTCAGGGCTGGGCGTGTCGGTTCTGGAGAGCAAGCGCCTCGGCGTACCTGCGGAAAACAATGCCATTGCCCTGCTGCTGTTCATGCTGGCCGTGCCTGTGTTCAGCTTCTTCATCACGCCTCTGATGTCCGCCATGTCGCGCCGCGACGAGTTTGAAGCCGATGCCTATGCCATGCAGCAAACCGATGGCGCTCAACTGGCTTCAGCACTGCTCAAGCTTTACGAGGACAATGCCTCAACCCTCACGCCAGACCCTTGGTATGTGAGCTTTTACTATTCACACCCTCCCGCAGTGGATCGACTGGCGCGCATGCCGGCTCCCAGCGGCAGTTTGTAA
- a CDS encoding 4a-hydroxytetrahydrobiopterin dehydratase, which produces MSTSTLQQKDWSLLKRSALSAEQVRAQLAPLTGWQLVGSDASPAISKTYRFVNFYETMAFVNALALIAHQQDHHPDLEVGYNRCKVSLNTHDVGGISETDIDCASRIEALLKLA; this is translated from the coding sequence ATGAGCACCTCAACCCTGCAACAAAAAGACTGGTCCCTGCTCAAGCGCAGCGCCCTCAGCGCCGAGCAGGTGCGCGCACAGCTGGCCCCCCTTACAGGCTGGCAACTGGTGGGCAGCGATGCCAGCCCCGCCATCAGCAAGACCTACCGCTTTGTCAATTTTTACGAAACCATGGCCTTTGTGAATGCTCTGGCCCTGATTGCCCATCAGCAAGACCACCACCCCGATCTGGAAGTGGGCTACAACCGCTGCAAGGTGAGCCTGAACACGCACGACGTGGGCGGCATCTCTGAAACCGATATCGACTGCGCTAGCCGCATCGAAGCACTGCTGAAGCTGGCCTGA